Proteins encoded within one genomic window of Triticum aestivum cultivar Chinese Spring chromosome 2D, IWGSC CS RefSeq v2.1, whole genome shotgun sequence:
- the LOC123053403 gene encoding uncharacterized protein isoform X2, whose translation MGKTKTCSSHMPLPRARLAPRAGGLMMEDLHSWLHRRRRYHFCFCSPLAHSAAIGGAMEYCRGTDAASVGAACMAVPKEMATGEEELNGVLIVGGGICGLATALALHMYLLRFKIDDPTLY comes from the exons ATGGGGAAGACGAAGACTTGCTCCAGCCACATGCCACTGCCCCGTGCTCGCCTTGCTCCTCGAGCTGGCGGGCTGATGATGGAGGACCTGCACTCTTGGCTCCACCGGCGCCGCCGCTACCACTTCTGCTTCTGCTCCCCGCTTGCACACAGCGCAG CGATTGGAGGAGCAATGGAGTACTGCAGAGGAACGGATGCTGCTTCCGTTGGTGCAG CTTGTATGGCAGTCCCGAAGGAGATGGCAACTGGAGAAGAGGAGCTTAACGGCGTTCTAATCGTCGGCGGCGGAATCTGTGGCCTCGCAACTGCGCTTGCTCTTCACATGTACTTgctccgttttaaaatagatgacccaactttatattaa
- the LOC123053403 gene encoding uncharacterized protein isoform X1 has translation MGKTKTCSSHMPLPRARLAPRAGGLMMEDLHSWLHRRRRYHFCFCSPLAHSAAIGGAMEYCRGTDAASVGAEHQENLVDESPSKWSLWRSSRRWAAGQLASVRRRFAAAEAAEQSSRRWAAEVGGAAVAGRADGRRLGGGIA, from the exons ATGGGGAAGACGAAGACTTGCTCCAGCCACATGCCACTGCCCCGTGCTCGCCTTGCTCCTCGAGCTGGCGGGCTGATGATGGAGGACCTGCACTCTTGGCTCCACCGGCGCCGCCGCTACCACTTCTGCTTCTGCTCCCCGCTTGCACACAGCGCAG CGATTGGAGGAGCAATGGAGTACTGCAGAGGAACGGATGCTGCTTCCGTTGGTGCAG aacATCAAGAAAATTTAGTTGACGAAAGCCCGTCGAAGTGGTCGCTTTGGAGGAGCAGCCGCAGGTGGGCGGCGGGGCAGCTCGCCTCCGTGCGGCGCAGGTTCGCAGCAGCGGAGGCTGCGGAGCAGAGCAGCCgcaggtgggcggcggaggtgggcGGCGCCGCGGTGGCTGGACGCGCCGATGGGCGGCGGCTGGGCGGTGGAATTGCGTAG